In a genomic window of Aggregatimonas sangjinii:
- a CDS encoding ABC transporter ATP-binding protein: MDYFKKILRFAKPYRRYGYLNIFFNILYALFSALSFAALIPMLNVLFDKAEPVTKLPVYTGIGDIKDYFLDYMGYHVTQYSGGDKMKGLVLVIGLILVLFLLKNLFNYLAMYFITFLRNGVLKDIRNAMYAKITELPISYYSEKKKGDVIARITSDVLEIQHSFLSILELIVRDPLTILFTILIMFGLSVKLTLFVFIFIPIAGGIISWIGKSLKKKSDDVQREQGQFLSIVEETLGGLRVIKAFNSESRFYKTFSTSTKRFFDFSNTLLNRQNLASPTGEFLGILVIGVLLWFGGKMVLVEETLDASSFIAYMGLAYNILTPAKSISKASYGVKKGNAAAERVLEILETENPISEIANAIDKTDFNSGLVLKNISFKYADDYVLKNFNLTVPKGHSVALVGQSGSGKSTIANLVTRFYDVNDGVIEIDGISIKDLTKKSLRNLMGLVTQDSILFNDTVRKNIGLGKENATEEDIIEAAKIANAHDFISELPLGYNTNIGDSGNKLSGGQKQRLAIARAVLKNPPIMILDEATSALDTESERLVQDALEKMMRNRTSIVIAHRLSTIQTANTIVVLQKGEIVEQGSHEELMAKNGSYRKLVEMQSLG, translated from the coding sequence ATGGACTATTTCAAAAAAATTCTTCGCTTTGCAAAACCATATCGCAGGTACGGGTATCTGAACATTTTTTTCAATATCCTTTATGCCCTTTTCAGTGCGCTCTCTTTTGCCGCGTTGATTCCCATGTTGAATGTCCTTTTCGACAAGGCCGAGCCGGTGACCAAATTACCGGTTTACACCGGTATCGGGGACATAAAGGATTACTTTTTGGACTATATGGGCTATCACGTAACCCAGTATTCCGGAGGGGATAAAATGAAAGGCCTTGTACTGGTCATAGGACTGATTTTGGTGCTTTTTCTCCTTAAAAACCTGTTCAACTATTTGGCGATGTACTTTATTACCTTCCTGAGAAACGGGGTGTTGAAAGACATCAGAAATGCGATGTACGCCAAAATCACCGAATTGCCCATCTCCTATTATTCCGAAAAGAAGAAAGGAGACGTGATTGCCCGCATTACCTCCGATGTTTTGGAAATTCAGCATTCGTTTCTTTCTATTCTAGAACTGATTGTACGAGATCCGTTGACCATTCTCTTTACGATATTGATTATGTTCGGACTTAGTGTGAAATTGACACTTTTCGTATTTATTTTTATCCCCATTGCGGGTGGTATTATTTCTTGGATAGGGAAATCCCTCAAAAAAAAGTCTGACGATGTACAGCGTGAACAAGGTCAATTCCTGTCAATTGTCGAGGAAACACTAGGTGGACTAAGGGTAATCAAGGCCTTCAATTCGGAATCCAGGTTTTATAAGACCTTCTCCACTTCAACAAAACGTTTTTTCGATTTTTCGAATACACTGTTGAACCGTCAAAACCTCGCGTCCCCTACCGGGGAATTTTTAGGCATACTGGTCATCGGAGTGCTACTTTGGTTTGGCGGGAAAATGGTACTTGTAGAGGAAACCCTAGATGCCTCTTCGTTTATAGCCTACATGGGCCTGGCTTATAACATACTTACACCGGCCAAATCGATAAGTAAGGCATCCTACGGTGTTAAAAAGGGTAATGCCGCGGCAGAGCGGGTACTTGAAATCCTGGAGACCGAAAATCCGATTTCGGAAATCGCGAATGCTATCGACAAAACGGATTTCAACTCCGGATTGGTACTCAAAAACATTTCGTTCAAATATGCGGATGATTACGTTCTGAAAAACTTTAATCTTACCGTTCCCAAAGGGCACTCTGTGGCATTGGTCGGGCAATCGGGAAGCGGAAAAAGTACCATTGCCAATTTGGTTACCCGATTCTATGATGTGAATGATGGTGTAATCGAAATCGATGGCATCAGTATAAAGGACTTGACCAAAAAATCGCTCCGAAATCTGATGGGATTGGTTACGCAAGATTCTATCCTTTTCAACGATACCGTTCGAAAGAATATAGGTCTGGGAAAAGAAAATGCTACTGAGGAAGATATTATAGAGGCGGCGAAAATAGCTAATGCACACGACTTTATTTCAGAATTGCCCTTGGGTTACAATACCAATATCGGAGACAGTGGTAACAAATTAAGCGGGGGTCAAAAGCAACGCTTGGCTATTGCCAGGGCCGTTTTAAAGAATCCGCCTATCATGATCTTGGATGAAGCCACCTCGGCATTGGATACTGAAAGCGAACGCTTGGTACAGGACGCCTTGGAAAAAATGATGCGCAACCGTACTTCCATCGTTATTGCGCATAGACTCTCTACCATACAGACCGCAAATACCATCGTGGTACTCCAAAAAGGGGAGATTGTAGAACAAGGCTCGCACGAGGAATTGATGGCCAAAAACGGTTCGTACAGAAAACTTGTTGAAATGCAATCGTTGGGGTAA
- a CDS encoding glycosyltransferase family 2 protein has product MNLSVVIPLLNEAESLKELHDWIAKVMQSNHFLYEILFIDDGSTDDSWDIITKLAHENPSVKGIRFQRNFGKSQALHAGFKAAKGDVVITMDADLQDNPEEIPELYNTIQEGGFDLVSGWKKKRYDSVLFKNMPSKLFNWAARRTSGVRLNDFNCGLKAYRNEVIKTIEVSGEMHRYIPVLAKSAGFTKIGEQIVQHQARKYGKTKFGMERFINGFLDLITIWFVSKFGRQPMHLFGALGVLMFTIGFGFAIYLGIDKLFINKAGRLITDRPQFFISLTAMIIGTQLFLAGFLGELLTRSKKNETRYTVSEEIKSPKQEKQYTE; this is encoded by the coding sequence ATGAATTTATCTGTAGTAATTCCTCTACTTAACGAAGCAGAATCACTAAAAGAACTTCATGATTGGATTGCAAAGGTTATGCAATCCAATCATTTTTTATATGAAATTCTATTTATTGATGATGGTAGTACCGATGATTCGTGGGATATTATTACGAAACTCGCCCATGAAAATCCGTCTGTAAAAGGAATACGATTTCAACGTAATTTCGGTAAATCGCAAGCCTTGCATGCCGGTTTTAAAGCAGCCAAGGGCGATGTGGTCATCACCATGGATGCCGACCTACAGGACAATCCGGAAGAAATTCCCGAATTGTACAACACAATCCAAGAAGGGGGATTCGATTTGGTTTCCGGATGGAAGAAAAAGCGATATGATTCCGTACTCTTTAAGAATATGCCTTCAAAATTGTTCAATTGGGCAGCAAGAAGGACTTCGGGTGTTCGCCTGAACGACTTCAATTGCGGATTGAAGGCATATCGGAACGAGGTGATCAAAACCATAGAGGTGTCCGGCGAAATGCACCGATATATTCCCGTTCTTGCCAAAAGTGCCGGGTTTACGAAAATCGGTGAGCAAATCGTTCAGCACCAGGCCCGCAAGTACGGAAAAACAAAATTCGGAATGGAACGATTTATCAATGGCTTTTTAGATCTTATCACCATTTGGTTCGTCTCCAAATTCGGCCGGCAGCCCATGCACCTTTTCGGCGCCTTGGGCGTACTGATGTTTACGATCGGTTTTGGTTTTGCCATATATTTGGGCATTGACAAGCTCTTCATCAATAAGGCTGGACGGCTGATTACCGATAGACCCCAATTTTTTATCTCGTTGACGGCGATGATTATCGGTACACAGCTATTCCTAGCTGGGTTTTTGGGGGAATTATTGACACGCTCTAAAAAGAACGAAACTAGATATACCGTTTCCGAAGAAATTAAGAGCCCTAAGCAGGAAAAACAATACACGGAATAA
- a CDS encoding toxin-antitoxin system YwqK family antitoxin: MKSLFPIFLVLLSCSNFNCKKTHDAERTVDKSIVIDSVEVSKNELVLNPVEGKWYHNNLPFTGFSIKFHQNGAMEERLGYYNGKRQGIAKRWSKNGVLRVESHYTRNRLTGPYKSWWENGVLSSEANYVDGKMNGVEKKWYPTGQLAKERQLVEGKEEGLQKAWLENGKLYVNYEAKNGRIFGMKRASSCYKLEDEVVVRSK; this comes from the coding sequence ATGAAATCGCTTTTCCCTATATTCTTAGTCCTACTTTCTTGCAGCAACTTCAACTGCAAAAAAACCCATGATGCCGAACGCACTGTTGATAAATCGATTGTTATCGACAGTGTCGAGGTGTCAAAAAATGAATTGGTATTGAACCCGGTCGAAGGCAAATGGTATCATAATAACTTGCCTTTTACTGGGTTTTCGATAAAATTTCATCAAAACGGAGCGATGGAAGAGCGGCTGGGGTATTATAACGGGAAAAGGCAGGGTATCGCCAAGCGATGGTCTAAAAACGGAGTGCTTCGTGTCGAATCGCACTATACACGAAATCGTTTGACAGGGCCTTATAAAAGTTGGTGGGAAAATGGTGTTTTGAGTTCAGAGGCCAATTATGTTGACGGGAAGATGAACGGTGTGGAAAAGAAATGGTACCCCACCGGGCAACTGGCAAAAGAACGCCAACTGGTTGAAGGAAAGGAAGAAGGCTTGCAAAAAGCATGGCTTGAGAATGGTAAATTATATGTCAACTACGAAGCCAAGAATGGACGCATTTTTGGGATGAAAAGGGCTAGTTCGTGTTATAAATTGGAAGATGAGGTTGTTGTTAGAAGCAAATAG
- a CDS encoding SCO family protein — translation MRLLLEANSKRLVLIFLVILFICCKKEIKKEHIRTEEASRVENLPYYNEVTFTPNWLRPNSEEERQFHKIPDFELINQLGDTITPKTFDDKIYITDFFFTSCPGICLKMTGNMLKLQEEFEDDDDILLLSHSVTPTIDSVAVLKKYAERHDIIANKWHLVTGDKTTIYKLGREEYFVENDLGIPKDINDFLHTENFLLIDKNKHIRGIYNGLNRASVAQLITDVKALKEEL, via the coding sequence ATGAGGTTGTTGTTAGAAGCAAATAGTAAAAGGCTTGTATTGATATTTTTGGTGATACTTTTTATCTGTTGTAAAAAGGAAATCAAAAAAGAGCATATCCGAACAGAGGAAGCGAGTAGAGTTGAAAACCTACCCTATTACAATGAAGTAACTTTCACCCCAAATTGGTTACGCCCGAATAGTGAAGAGGAGCGGCAATTTCATAAGATTCCGGACTTTGAATTGATTAACCAACTCGGCGATACCATTACGCCCAAAACTTTTGATGACAAAATTTATATCACGGATTTCTTCTTTACCAGCTGCCCAGGTATTTGTTTGAAAATGACAGGGAATATGTTGAAATTACAGGAAGAGTTTGAAGATGATGATGACATTTTATTACTCTCACATTCCGTTACACCAACGATAGATTCGGTTGCTGTTCTTAAAAAATATGCGGAAAGACATGATATCATTGCCAACAAATGGCACTTGGTTACAGGCGATAAAACGACAATTTATAAACTAGGCAGAGAAGAATATTTTGTTGAGAACGACTTGGGAATCCCGAAAGACATTAATGATTTTTTACACACTGAAAATTTCTTACTTATCGATAAAAACAAACATATTCGGGGTATTTATAATGGATTGAATAGGGCGTCTGTCGCTCAATTGATAACAGATGTCAAAGCGCTTAAAGAAGAACTCTAA
- a CDS encoding phospho-sugar mutase, translated as MDTFLENAKTWLSDFFEPGVKKEVQDLIDNDTNELKDRFYKHMEFGTGGMRGMMGVGTNRINKYTLGKSTQGLSNYLKQSYAGESVQVVIAYDCRHNSDTLARTVAEVFSANGIKVFLFSELRTTPELSFAVRHLNCHAGIVLTASHNPPEYNGYKVYWTDGGQIVPPQDGAIIAEINSLSFEDINFKANDSLIEMIDKEVDEAFINESVANGNFNAQGKDDFKIVFTSLHGTSITAIPEVLKRAGYKNVTVIAEQAKPDGAFPTVKSPNPEEPEALSMAIQKAEEIGADMVVGTDPDSDRLGIAVRNLEGKMEIVNGNQAMVLMTRFLLEKQKEKGFAGNEFIATTIVSTPMMEEMAKAYGVEFKTALTGFKWIGKMIKDFPQSKFVGGGEESFGYMVGDFVRDKDAVTSTLLACEIASQAKANGSSFYKNLIDCYVDFGFYKEHLVSLTRKGISGAEEIKQMLIDFKENPVESVAGSKVRWIEDYNTATATNVITGEEKHINLPKSNVLIYETEDGTRVAARPSGTEPKVKFYISTNAKLAHADDFKKVSAELDAKIKTILAELDLG; from the coding sequence ATGGATACATTTTTAGAAAATGCAAAGACGTGGCTGTCCGACTTTTTTGAGCCGGGCGTCAAAAAAGAGGTACAAGACCTAATCGACAACGACACCAACGAGCTGAAAGACCGCTTTTACAAGCACATGGAATTCGGAACAGGAGGCATGCGCGGGATGATGGGCGTCGGTACCAATCGAATCAATAAGTACACCTTGGGAAAAAGTACCCAGGGTCTGAGCAATTACCTCAAGCAGTCCTACGCCGGTGAGTCCGTTCAAGTCGTCATCGCGTACGATTGCCGCCACAATAGCGATACTTTAGCACGCACGGTAGCAGAGGTGTTTTCGGCAAATGGCATTAAAGTCTTTCTTTTTTCGGAATTACGGACTACCCCCGAACTCTCCTTTGCGGTACGGCATTTAAACTGTCACGCAGGAATCGTACTTACGGCTTCACACAATCCGCCCGAATACAATGGTTATAAGGTATATTGGACCGATGGCGGGCAAATCGTACCCCCACAGGACGGAGCGATAATCGCTGAAATAAATTCTCTTTCCTTTGAGGACATCAACTTCAAAGCAAACGATAGTTTGATCGAAATGATAGATAAGGAGGTTGATGAAGCCTTTATTAATGAATCGGTCGCCAACGGAAACTTCAACGCCCAAGGCAAAGATGATTTTAAAATCGTATTTACCTCGTTGCACGGCACTTCGATTACGGCCATACCCGAGGTATTAAAGCGGGCAGGCTACAAAAACGTGACCGTTATCGCAGAGCAGGCCAAGCCCGATGGTGCTTTTCCGACGGTAAAATCACCTAATCCCGAAGAACCGGAAGCCTTGTCGATGGCGATACAAAAGGCCGAGGAAATAGGTGCCGATATGGTGGTAGGTACCGATCCCGACAGCGACCGTTTGGGCATTGCCGTACGCAACTTGGAAGGTAAGATGGAAATTGTAAACGGCAATCAGGCCATGGTACTAATGACCCGTTTTCTGTTGGAAAAACAAAAGGAAAAAGGGTTTGCGGGCAACGAATTCATTGCAACGACAATCGTTTCTACGCCCATGATGGAAGAGATGGCGAAAGCCTATGGGGTTGAATTCAAAACTGCCTTGACCGGATTCAAATGGATCGGGAAAATGATCAAGGATTTTCCCCAATCGAAGTTTGTTGGTGGCGGAGAGGAAAGTTTCGGCTATATGGTCGGGGATTTTGTGAGGGATAAAGATGCCGTTACCTCTACCCTATTGGCCTGTGAAATCGCTAGTCAGGCAAAAGCGAATGGAAGCTCGTTCTATAAAAATCTGATCGACTGTTATGTAGACTTTGGTTTTTATAAAGAGCATCTAGTTTCGCTTACCAGGAAAGGAATCAGCGGGGCAGAAGAAATCAAACAGATGCTGATTGATTTTAAGGAAAATCCAGTCGAATCGGTGGCGGGTTCCAAGGTACGATGGATAGAGGACTACAATACAGCAACGGCTACCAACGTCATTACCGGAGAGGAAAAACACATCAATCTACCCAAGTCGAACGTGTTGATCTATGAGACCGAAGATGGCACTCGGGTTGCCGCACGACCAAGTGGTACGGAGCCCAAAGTAAAATTTTATATCAGTACGAATGCGAAATTAGCCCATGCCGATGATTTTAAAAAGGTAAGTGCCGAGTTGGATGCAAAAATAAAAACGATATTGGCCGAACTCGATTTGGGGTAA
- a CDS encoding DUF4199 domain-containing protein, producing MEENQPKIGKFAWTFGLLLGAASIIFSFMLYTAKMHYEQNWSVRIIGIVLTIVAIVIATMQYKKANSGFLSLSEALKLGTGIGLVSGILALAFYWLLTNVIEPDFMDKAMEIAKVKAFEENPKITEEQWAQGVEIQKNFAWLAYPIGIIVNVILGLVIGLVTGLIMKKQKDAY from the coding sequence ATGGAAGAAAATCAACCGAAAATCGGAAAATTCGCATGGACTTTTGGTCTCCTTTTAGGCGCAGCCAGTATTATATTTTCATTTATGCTCTACACTGCCAAAATGCATTACGAGCAAAATTGGTCCGTTCGCATCATCGGTATCGTACTGACCATAGTAGCTATTGTCATTGCGACCATGCAATACAAAAAGGCAAATTCCGGATTCCTATCACTGTCGGAAGCACTGAAACTAGGAACGGGCATAGGTTTGGTGAGCGGTATATTGGCATTGGCCTTTTACTGGTTACTGACCAATGTCATCGAGCCTGACTTTATGGACAAGGCGATGGAAATAGCCAAAGTAAAGGCATTCGAAGAGAACCCGAAAATCACGGAAGAGCAATGGGCCCAAGGTGTCGAAATTCAGAAAAATTTCGCTTGGTTGGCGTATCCAATCGGTATCATCGTTAATGTCATTTTGGGGTTAGTAATAGGATTGGTAACAGGCCTGATCATGAAAAAACAAAAAGACGCTTATTAA
- the mtaB gene encoding tRNA (N(6)-L-threonylcarbamoyladenosine(37)-C(2))-methylthiotransferase MtaB, whose amino-acid sequence MKKKVAFYTLGCKLNFSETSTIARGFQEEGFERVDFSEVADMYVINTCSVTENADKRFKTIVKKAQKVNPDAFVAAIGCYAQLKPEQLAEVDGVDLVLGASEKFKITDYINDLSKNDHGEVHSCEIQEADFYVGSYAIGDRTRAFLKVQDGCDYKCTYCTIPLARGISRSDTLQGVLDKAEAISAKGIKEIVLTGVNIGDYGKGEFGNKKHAHTFLDLVKALDTVDGIHRLRISSIEPNLLKNETIDFVAQSNAFVPHFHIPLQSGSDEILKLMRRRYLSELYVNRVQRIKKVMPHACIGVDVIVGFPGETNEHFLETYHFLNELDISYLHVFTYSERDNTTAAEMSGAVPKNVRSKRSKMLRGLSVKKRRAFYESQLGTMRTVLFEGENKEGYITGFTENYIKVKAPWNPELVNTLHQVELSEIDEDGHVRFEFVSQTIDV is encoded by the coding sequence ATGAAGAAGAAAGTCGCCTTTTATACCTTGGGCTGTAAGCTAAATTTTTCGGAAACCTCTACCATTGCAAGAGGGTTTCAGGAAGAAGGTTTTGAGCGCGTCGATTTTTCCGAAGTTGCCGATATGTACGTCATCAACACCTGTTCGGTGACCGAAAATGCCGATAAGCGTTTTAAGACGATTGTAAAAAAGGCACAAAAAGTGAATCCTGATGCTTTTGTGGCAGCTATCGGTTGCTATGCGCAACTGAAACCGGAACAGCTCGCCGAGGTAGATGGTGTTGATTTGGTACTCGGCGCCAGTGAAAAGTTCAAGATAACAGATTATATTAACGACCTCTCGAAAAACGACCATGGGGAGGTGCATTCCTGTGAAATACAGGAAGCGGATTTCTACGTAGGCAGTTATGCCATAGGCGACCGAACCAGGGCTTTCTTAAAGGTACAGGATGGCTGTGATTACAAATGTACCTATTGTACCATTCCCTTGGCTCGTGGCATCTCACGCAGCGATACCTTGCAGGGTGTGCTCGATAAGGCAGAGGCCATTTCCGCCAAAGGAATCAAGGAAATCGTGCTGACCGGTGTAAATATAGGAGACTATGGTAAAGGGGAATTCGGTAACAAAAAACACGCACACACCTTTCTTGATTTGGTAAAGGCGCTCGATACCGTAGACGGTATTCATCGCTTGCGTATATCATCCATAGAGCCGAACCTTCTTAAAAATGAAACGATTGATTTCGTAGCGCAGAGCAATGCTTTCGTACCCCACTTTCATATTCCCTTACAAAGCGGGAGTGATGAAATTCTCAAATTAATGCGTCGTCGTTACCTGAGCGAGCTCTATGTAAATCGCGTACAGCGAATAAAGAAGGTGATGCCACATGCCTGTATCGGGGTGGATGTAATCGTTGGTTTTCCGGGCGAAACGAATGAGCATTTTTTGGAGACCTACCATTTCCTCAATGAATTGGATATTTCTTACTTGCATGTTTTCACCTACTCCGAAAGGGACAATACCACGGCTGCGGAAATGAGTGGTGCTGTGCCGAAAAATGTTCGTAGTAAACGCAGCAAGATGCTAAGAGGTTTATCCGTAAAGAAGAGAAGGGCTTTTTACGAAAGTCAGCTTGGTACGATGCGCACTGTGCTGTTTGAGGGCGAAAACAAAGAGGGTTACATTACCGGATTTACTGAAAATTATATCAAAGTTAAAGCGCCTTGGAATCCTGAATTGGTAAATACACTACATCAGGTAGAACTATCGGAAATAGACGAAGATGGCCACGTACGTTTCGAGTTCGTTTCGCAAACGATAGACGTATAG
- a CDS encoding RNA polymerase sigma factor, with product MIVEADLVKQLKDSKTRSKAFEVLVNTYKQKLYWQIRRIVLNHDDADDVLQNTFIKVFRNIDGFNSQSKLHTWMYRIATNEALTFLRVKSKKTGWSDGVMQDKMIENLRADVYFDGDEIQLQLQKAIATLPEKQKLVFQMKYFEELKYTEISEILETSVGGLKASYHLAVKKLEAYLKD from the coding sequence TTGATAGTTGAAGCCGATTTAGTAAAACAATTAAAAGATTCGAAAACCCGATCGAAAGCTTTTGAGGTGTTGGTAAACACCTATAAACAAAAGTTGTATTGGCAAATCCGTAGGATTGTATTGAATCATGACGATGCAGATGATGTGTTACAGAACACCTTCATCAAAGTCTTTCGAAATATCGATGGATTCAATAGCCAAAGCAAGTTGCATACCTGGATGTATCGCATCGCAACCAACGAGGCTTTGACTTTTTTGAGGGTAAAGTCAAAAAAAACGGGCTGGAGCGATGGGGTGATGCAGGACAAGATGATTGAAAATCTTCGAGCCGATGTTTATTTTGATGGAGATGAAATTCAACTACAATTGCAAAAAGCGATTGCGACCCTCCCTGAAAAACAGAAATTGGTTTTTCAAATGAAATATTTCGAAGAACTGAAATACACCGAAATTTCGGAAATACTGGAAACGTCGGTGGGTGGACTAAAAGCATCCTATCATCTGGCCGTAAAAAAATTAGAGGCCTATTTGAAAGATTGA
- a CDS encoding GlmU family protein produces the protein MNYILFDGTVRNNLLPFTFTRPVADIRVGILTIREKWENYLGNTTTTITEEYLSEKYPMVELEENVLINSSYLPNSDLVELIQGLKENQAIFQEEEVIAFYTSDTQEEVDFSGYEAIEFEGDVLRVVNTWDIFSKNQEALEADFELLTEGRTSAAISKTNRLINSERIFLEEGAQVEYSILNATDGPIYIGKNAQVWEGSLIRGAFALCENAVVKMGAKIYGATTIGPHGKVCGEISNSVIFGYSSKGHEGYLGNAVLGEWCNIGADSNNSNLKNNYAKVRIWNYATEKFEQTGLQFCGLMMGDHSKTAINTMFNTGTVIGVNCNIYVPGFPRNFVPSFSWGGASGFSSYQPQKAFEVAKVMMARRGVEFDEVDARILEHVFELTKKWRSY, from the coding sequence ATGAACTATATTCTTTTCGACGGTACTGTTCGCAACAATTTGCTTCCCTTTACCTTCACCAGACCAGTGGCGGATATTCGCGTGGGCATCCTGACCATACGTGAGAAATGGGAGAACTATTTGGGCAATACAACCACTACGATAACCGAGGAGTACCTTTCGGAAAAGTACCCAATGGTCGAATTGGAAGAGAACGTCCTAATCAACTCTTCATACCTGCCGAATTCGGATTTAGTGGAACTCATTCAAGGCCTGAAAGAAAACCAGGCGATTTTTCAAGAGGAGGAAGTCATTGCATTTTATACCTCGGATACCCAAGAGGAAGTCGATTTTTCGGGATATGAGGCCATTGAATTTGAGGGTGATGTTCTCCGCGTGGTAAACACATGGGATATCTTTTCGAAGAACCAAGAGGCTTTAGAGGCCGACTTTGAATTGCTGACCGAAGGGAGAACAAGTGCCGCTATCTCGAAAACGAACCGACTCATCAATTCCGAACGTATTTTTTTGGAAGAAGGGGCACAGGTCGAATATAGTATTCTGAATGCTACGGACGGACCGATTTATATCGGTAAAAATGCTCAAGTTTGGGAAGGTAGCCTTATTCGGGGAGCGTTTGCCCTATGTGAGAATGCCGTCGTAAAAATGGGTGCCAAAATATATGGGGCTACCACCATCGGCCCGCATGGGAAAGTCTGCGGGGAAATCAGCAATTCGGTTATTTTCGGGTACTCGAGCAAGGGTCACGAAGGCTATTTGGGCAATGCCGTATTAGGGGAATGGTGCAATATTGGGGCCGATTCCAACAACTCGAATCTGAAGAACAACTATGCAAAAGTCCGTATTTGGAATTATGCCACCGAAAAGTTCGAGCAAACGGGTCTTCAATTTTGTGGACTAATGATGGGCGATCACAGTAAGACCGCCATCAATACGATGTTCAATACCGGAACGGTTATCGGCGTCAATTGTAATATTTACGTACCCGGTTTCCCGAGAAATTTCGTACCCAGTTTTAGTTGGGGCGGTGCCTCGGGCTTTAGCAGTTATCAACCTCAAAAAGCGTTTGAGGTGGCCAAGGTGATGATGGCACGTAGGGGCGTGGAGTTCGACGAGGTGGATGCCCGGATTTTGGAACATGTTTTTGAACTGACGAAAAAATGGCGGAGTTATTGA
- a CDS encoding WD40/YVTN/BNR-like repeat-containing protein: MRYLTILFLFLFTFSCAENQRPAPYTTVKIEPIYQDSLSIRAIDLVGNTLRYAANKGTFGNIDLRNGKIMEGVKKFHTSIPEFRAIAHTSSDFFMLSVGSPALLYKTGEGGKMDLVYMEEGDGVFYDAMTFWNDSEGIAIGDSVDGCLSIIISRNGGYTWSKIPCERLPEGIEGEGAFAASNTNIKTIGDYTWIATTKRILFSPDKGTTWKAFETPVANTEATQGIYSIDFWDKNIGIAFGGDYTNPERNTANKAITIDGGKTWELLADGQNPSYKSCVQFVPNSEGKEIVALGLTGISYSSDIGKSWKKLSDEPFFTIRFLNDSTAYAAGRNRIAKLAFR, translated from the coding sequence ATGCGCTATTTGACCATTTTATTTCTATTTTTGTTCACTTTTTCCTGTGCGGAAAATCAAAGACCTGCTCCTTATACAACAGTGAAAATCGAGCCGATATACCAGGATTCCCTAAGCATTCGTGCGATTGATCTTGTCGGGAACACGCTGCGCTACGCGGCCAACAAAGGAACTTTTGGAAACATCGATTTAAGGAATGGAAAAATTATGGAAGGCGTAAAGAAGTTCCATACCAGCATCCCCGAGTTCCGCGCCATTGCACATACTTCTTCGGATTTTTTCATGCTCTCTGTGGGTAGCCCGGCTCTGCTTTACAAAACCGGAGAAGGTGGGAAGATGGATTTGGTATACATGGAAGAAGGTGATGGCGTTTTTTATGATGCCATGACATTCTGGAACGACAGCGAGGGTATCGCAATCGGCGATAGTGTAGACGGTTGCTTGAGCATCATAATCAGTAGGAATGGTGGTTATACGTGGAGTAAAATTCCCTGTGAGAGACTACCCGAAGGGATTGAAGGCGAGGGTGCCTTTGCGGCAAGTAATACCAATATCAAAACGATTGGGGATTACACCTGGATCGCGACAACCAAACGCATTCTGTTTTCACCGGATAAGGGAACGACCTGGAAAGCCTTTGAAACCCCAGTCGCAAATACCGAAGCAACACAAGGCATCTATTCCATCGATTTTTGGGATAAAAACATTGGGATAGCTTTTGGCGGCGACTATACTAATCCTGAACGGAATACGGCCAATAAAGCGATTACGATAGATGGGGGCAAAACCTGGGAGCTGCTCGCAGACGGTCAAAATCCGTCCTATAAAAGTTGTGTGCAATTTGTGCCAAACTCCGAAGGAAAGGAAATCGTTGCACTTGGTCTTACCGGCATATCCTATTCGAGTGATATCGGTAAATCATGGAAAAAGCTATCCGATGAGCCCTTTTTTACGATACGCTTTTTAAATGATTCGACGGCCTATGCGGCCGGCAGGAATCGAATTGCCAAGTTGGCTTTCAGATAG